One Rosa chinensis cultivar Old Blush chromosome 5, RchiOBHm-V2, whole genome shotgun sequence genomic region harbors:
- the LOC112166659 gene encoding uncharacterized protein LOC112166659 isoform X2, producing MPICKGYLILPRRLRPAKKAHCILKTEFQIIEIGRNKANPCKYWLPEGRSRLRAAPTALSKRHADGSLPIEDFNIVLENQSGKKVQMGSETDQQYDLIRVQAIMMSLMLHTNAKQLIKAQNYKDAMEVLSMEEEAFSLRSIGY from the exons ATGCCAATCTGCAAAGGATATCTCATTTTACCGAGAAGATTGCGACCTGCAAAGAAAGCCCACTGTATTTTGAAAACCGAGTTTCAGATTATCGAAATAGGGCGAAATAAGGCAAATCCTTGTAAGTATTGGCTGCCGGAAGGAAGGAGTAGACTCAG GGCTGCTCCAACTGCGCTGTCGAAGAGACATGCTGatggttcattgccaattgAAGATTTCAACATAGTACTTGAAAATCAGAGTGGGAAGAAAGTACAAATGGGATCGGAGACTGATCAGCAGTATGATTTAATCAGGGTTCA GGCAATCATGATGAGCCTGATGTTACATACCAATGCAAAGCAACTGATTAAAGCACAAAATTACAAAGATGCAATGGAAGTGCTCAGCATGGAGGAG gAGGCTTTCTCTCTGCGATCCATCGGTTATTAA
- the LOC112166659 gene encoding uncharacterized protein LOC112166659 isoform X1 — protein MTVEKAFDLTNPQTNSSIQQHLESRKSKLQCQAVDASVEAFVRMAFDRSLAVLALQGGGTMDQAICPLLSGQAPNTTDAANQSEAIPAVNANNNSQSDVAIDIANSLASMLDNQNGQVGGPSTSSNASERDSEMESQLAEELAQGDAFTDYDIEVTRQGEVISEYLALLNSAGTK, from the exons ATGACAGTGGAGAAGGCATTCGATTTGACAAATCCACAGACCAATTCTTCCATACAG CAACATCTTGAATCGAGGAAAAGTAAACTACAGTGCCAAGCAGTAGATGCTTCAGTTGAAGCTTTTGTACGCATGGCCTTTGACAGATCATTAG CAGTCTTAGCTTTGCAGGGTGGAGGGACAATGGACCAAGCAATCTGTCCACTGCTCTCGGGACAGGCACCAAACACCACAGATGCAGCTAACCAATCTGAGGCAATTCCTGCAGTCAATGCTAACAACAATAGTCAATCTGATGTTGCAATTGACATTGCAAATTCTCTTGCGTCAATGCTTGATAATCAAAATGGTCAAGTTGGAGGTCCTTCAACGTCTAGTAATGCATCAGAGCGTGATTCAGAAATGGAAAGCCAACTTGCTGAAGAACTAGCACAAGGAGATGCTTTCACTGACTATGATATTGAAGTTACTAGACAAGGTGAAGTCATAAGTGAGTACTTAGCTCTACTGAATTCAGCGGGAACAAAGTGA